TCTCTGAAGCGATCGACGTCATGATCAGCGCCACGGAAGCGCTCGGCGAGGTTCATCAGGCAGGCATAGTTCATCGCGACATCAAGCCGCAGAATATCGTGATCAATCGCGAAACAGGTAAGCTCCAGATTATCGACTTCGGAAGCGCCAGCGAGCTGGCCAGGTTAACATCGGCCGTCTCTCTGAATCGCTCGATTGATGGAACCCTTGCCTACGTATCGCCCGAGCAGACGGGACGCATGAACCGAACGGTCGACTATCGAACGGATATGTATTCGCTCGGCATTACCTTCTATCAGCTGCTCACAGGCGACGTTCCCTTTCGCTATTCCGATCCTCTTGAGCTTGTGCATGCTCATATCGCCAGAACTCCCGTATCCCCCTTTTCCCGGAATAATACGCCGGCCGCTCTTTCGAGAATCGTCATGAAACTTCTCGAGAAGAATCCCGAGGATCGCTACCAGAGCACGCAGGGACTGTTGCACGATCTTCAAACCTGTCGAAATTGCCTGCTTCAAAGCGGCCTTGATCATTTGAGAGACCTCGACCTGCGGCCCGGTAAGTACGATCTATCCAGCCGGTTTCAGATTCCCGAAAAACTCTACGGTCGCTCACGCGAAATCGAGCAGATCATACAGACGTTCAAAGACATCCGAAGCGGCCGCACGGAGTTGTTGCTTATCTCAGGACATTCAGGCATCGGAAAATCCGCTCTGATCAACGAGGTTCGCAAACCTATCACCGAATACAGAGGATACTTCGCTACCGGTAAATATGATGCCTTCAAGCGCAACGTTCCTTATCGGGCGATCACGCAGAGCTTGCAGCATCTGATCCGGCAGATTCTGACTGAGCCCGAGAAGGCGATCTCTGCCTGGAAAGAGAAGATACAGCATGCAGTCGGGACTAACGGCAGGGTCGTCATCGAGGTGATTCCGGAACTGCAGACTTTGATCGGTGAACAGCCCGAAATCGCCTCCCTTGGAGCGGAAGAAGCGCAGAACCGCTTCAGCAGAGTCTTTCAGAATCTCATTCAGGCCCTTGCAACGAAAGAACATCCGCTCGCCCTCTTCCTGGATGATATGCAATGGGCGGATTCTTCAAGCCTGCACCTTATCAAGACCGTCCTTTTGAATCCCCAAATTCAGCATCTGTGCATGATATTGTCGTTTCGCGACAACGAAGTTCCGCCGTCGTCACCGTTCGCGCGCATGATCGACGAATTGAAAATCGCCGAACGGCATCCGCGAGAACTCCTGCTTCAACCTCTGACGATCGCCGATGTCAGGGAAATGGTGCGAGATACTCTTTCCTGCGACGACAGGCTGGCTAACGATGTGGCTCTGACGCTGCATAAAAAAACGAACGGAAATCCGTTTTTCGTTCTGGAGGTATTTCGCAGCTATTACGAAAAAGACCTCATACGCCATACAGAGGCAGGTTGGCAGGTCGACATGTCGGGCATTCAGGACGTCAGAATGGCCGACAACGTCATCGAGTTCATGGTCGATCGCGTCAGAGAGCTGCCAGAAAAGAGCCAGGAAGTCCTGAAACTGGCGGCATGCGTCGGTAACTGGTTCAGGCAGGACGTCTTCGCCGATATACTGAAAGAAGCGGATCACGGTACGGTCCGGCGTGAACTGATCCATCTGGCAAACGAAGGCTTCTTACGGCTCGGCACGCATGACGCGACGTTCATGCACGACAGGATTCGCGAAGCGGCATATGCCATGACCTCCGATTCGGAACGAGCGGCCAATCATTATCGCATTTCTAACGCCTATCTGTCGATGCTCGATCGATTCAATCTCGAAGACAACGTTTTTACGATCGTTAACCAGATGAATCAGGGAGCCGTTCATATCACGACGGAAGAAGAAATCACCACGCTGCGGCAGCTTAACACAATGGCCGGGAACAAATCCCTCGCCTCGAACGCCTATGAAGCCGCATGTGGATTCTTCAGGCAGGCGATCCAGACTCTGCCGGATCGCGCATGGCAGAACGAATATGAGCTGACGCTGGATCTGCATACGCTGCTTGCAAGGGCCGAGTACCTCGACAAAGACTATGAAGCGGCCGAGAGAACCTTCGATCTCATTCTGAAAAATGCCCGCCGCACACACGACCGAATCCCCGTATACGAGCTGCGTTCGGCGATGTACGTCAGCCAGAATCGGATGCGCGAAGCCCTTCAGCTTTTGAAAGAAGCTCTGAAAACGCTATCTGTGCACCTGCCTGCAAATCCCAATCGACTTTCCGTAATAAGCGAACTGCTCAAGTTCAAGATGCGGCTCGGGAAGAAGCCCGTGCAGGGCCTGGTCGACCTGCCGATCATGCAGGACGAGAATTCTCTTGCCATCATGCGGTTGCTTGTCGCAGCCGTGGCTCCGGCCTTCCTGACGCAGCCTTCTCTATTTCCCGTGATCGTTCTCAAGATGCTGAACGTCTCTCTAAAAAAAGGCAACTCGCCGCTCAGTCCTTTCGCCTACGTTTCTTTCGGCATCATTCAGGGATCAGTGCTCGGCGACTTCGATTCCGGCTACGAATTCGGCAGGCTCTCCCTCGAACTGCTTTCACGATTCGGCAACGCCGCGAAATCGATCGAATGCAGAACCGTGTTTATGTTCCAGACGATGATCAACCACTGGAAGTTTCACGCCAGAGAAGGAAAGAGCTTCTACAGGCAGGCCTTCAACGCCGGTCTTGAGTCCGGTGATCTACAGTTTTCCTCTTACTCGCTGAATAACGTTTTCTTTCAGGGCCTGCTGATGCGGGAGAACCTAAGCGATCTTGCAGAACGATTCTCAGTCGAACATCCGGTTATTGCCTCTTTGCAGCAGTATAACGCCTATCAGCTCTTTCAGCTGAACGAACAATCCGTCCTTAACCTGAAAGGAGAAGCCGACGACCTTCTTAAACTCACGGGAAAATACTTCGATGAAACGAAGGTGCTGTCTGAATGGCTTGCAGCAAAGAACGCAAACGCTCTCTTTGATTTCTACGTAGCGAAAAGCAGGCTGGAATACCTTTTCGGCGACAGACAGAAGGCTTATGAATACGCCCTCCTTGCCGAACCGATGGAAGACGCTATGTCGGGCATGATGTTCGTTCCCGAGCAGCTCTTCTTCCTTTCCCTGGCGGCGGCGGCAATCTATCCAGAAGCGCAGAAGAAGCTGCGCAAGCAGATACGGCAGCGCCTCGAGAAGAACGCGAAGCGATTCGAAAAGTGGTCGTATCACTGCGAGGCGAACTACGGTCATAAATACTTAATAGTGAAGGGTCTGCTCAGCCAGATCCAGGGCGATACTTCCGGCGCTATGGCCAGCTACCGAAAGGCGGCCGTTCTTGCTGGACGAAACGCCTATCTGCTCGAAGAGGCCATCGCTCATGAACTGTCCGCAGCCATATGGGAAGAAAGCGCAGACGATCTGTATTCGAAGCAGCATCTGATTCGAGCCTTGCAGGCCTACCGCAGCTGGGGATGTTCGCCTAAAGTGCAAGCTCTTGAAGCGCGTCTACCGGAAGCTATGCGCCGGCAGGTTTCCGCGTTAACAGGCGGCAAAAGCACGACATCCGACAGGGCGAAGTCTCCGCTCGGAAGCCAGAACGGGGGCAGATACTTCGATATTCTCTCTGTGCTGAAAGCGTCGCAGGCCATTTCAGGAGAGATACAGCTCGGCAAGCTGCTCGAAACGATGATGTCCATTCTTCTTGAAAGCGCCGGGGCCGAGAAAGGATCTTTCATCCTGTTGCAAAAAGGGCAATGGTACATTGAGGCCGAAAGCAACGCCAATACTCAGAGCATCGAGGTGCTTCAGGGAAAACCGCTTGGCGCTACGCCCGGAATCGGCGTTAACATCGTGAACTACGTGATTCGCACAAAGAGCGTCGTCCTGCTCGACGATGCGACCCGCGAGGGTATGTTCGTCAACGATTCCTACGTGAAAGCGACCTCTCCAAAGTCTCTGCTCTGCTATCCCATTTTGCATAAAGGCGAGGTGATCGCCGTCGTCTATCTTGAAAACAATCTGACTACGGAGGCGTTCACGCCGGATCGCATGGAGGTTCTGAGAGTGCTTTCGGCGCAGATTGCCATCAGTATCGAAAACTCTCTGCTCTATGCGACTCTACAGGAAAACGTCCAGGAGATCGCATTTCAGGCTCTGCACGATGAGTTAACGGGCCTCGGGAATCGTCGCTCCTTTGAAGAAAAGCTGGCCCTGTCCTTCGACGAAGGCAGGGCAGATACGGCTCGCCATGTCCTCTTTTATATGGATCTTGACGAGTTCAAGGTGGTTAACGACACATGTGGACATGCGGCCGGCGACGAACTGCTGCGGCAGGTGGGCATTCTTTTCAGGCAGTGCCTGACGCGAGACGACGTTCTGTGCCGCCTGGGTGGAGATGAATTCGGCGCCATCTTGAAAAACCGAGATATTCCTCAGGCAGTAGCCGTCGCCGATTCGATGCAGAGAGCCCTTTCGGATTTTCGCTTCCAGTGGAACAGTCGTCAGTTCAGCGTCGCCGTCTGCGTCGGAATCGTAGCTATCGACGGTCGTAGCGAAAGCCCGGGAGCCATTCTGCAGGCCGCCGATACGGCCTGTTACGTGGCCAAAGAGGCGGGGCGCAACAGAATACATATTCATTCGTATGGCGACCCTGCTCTTGCCCAGCGATACGGCGAGATGGAGTGGGTTAGCCGGATCGAGCATGCGTTGCAGAAAAACACGTTCGTTCTGCACGGTCAGCTCATTCAAGCGCTTCAGGAAGAAGCAAACGGCGAACGAAGATGCGAGATTCTTCTGCGAATGCTGGACCAGGACGGAAAGATCGTCAGACCTCAGGACTTCATGCCCGCCGTCGAGCGCTATCACCTGGCCACGCGAGTCGATCGCTGGGTGATCGAACACGCTCTGCAATGGCTTGCGACGCTGAAAGATCATCCCGTCGAATGCTCCATCAATATCTCGGGCCGGTCGCTGGGCGACCCCGGATTCCTCAGTGACGTTATCCGAATTCTTGACTCGACCGATATCAGATCGAATCGCCTCTGTTTCGAGATCACCGAAACGGCGGCCATCGGCAATATGCTGGCTGCATGCGAATTCTTTACTGCAATGAAAGACAGAGGATGCCTTTTCGCTCTTGACGATTTCGGCAGCGGACTCGCTTCATTCGGTTACCTCAGAAATCTTCCCGTGGACTATCTGAAGATCGACGGGCAGTTCGTCAGGGCTATGACTGCCGACCCGTTAAACCTGGCCATTGTAAAGTCGGTTCACGAAATCGCTTGCATTCTCGGAAAGCAAACCATCGCCGAATACGTCGAGGACTCCGCGGCGCTGTCCACTCTCACCGAGCTGGGAATCCATTTCGCCCAGGGCTATGCTCTCGGGCATCCCGTTCCACTTGAGGGCCTGTTTCATCAAGCAAGGGATTGAACAGCAAGAGACCGAGGGCCGACCGATATCAGGCCTTTAAGGGCCCGGCTCCCGAGAAAACAAAAACGAAACAGGCTCCTCCGCCTGGGGCATCTTCGACATGGATACTACCGGAATGAATACGTGCCACGTGTCTTGCTATCGAAAGACCGAGGCCGGTTCCGCCTTCCTTTCGCGAACGATCCGTATCGACTCTGAAAAAACGTTCGAAGATCTTCTCCCTGTAGGCCTCGGGAATACCGGGCCCCTGATCGCAAACGCGCAACTCAAAACGTCCGCGAGCATTACGACTGACTGAAATCGTTATGCTTGATTCCTCAGGAGAATAACGCGAGGCGTTACTCACAAGGTTGACAAGCAGATGCTCGAGAAGAAGGCGATCCGCAAACACATCGCGAACGTCTGTTGCATTTATATTCAGCCGCTGCCTCTTCTGGTTCAGACTTCCTTCAACGAGCAGTTTCAGATCGTCGAGAAAGGCAGGCATATCGATCGCCTCGGGCGAAAACGGGTAGGCTCGCGATTCCAGAGAAGAGATAACGACCATGTCATGGATCAGACGGTCCATCCTCTCGGCGTTTCGAACAATGCCTTCAAGGAATCTGTGCGGCGTTTCTTCGGTAATGCGTGGCAGAAGCGTCTCAGCATAACCGCGGATACTCGTAATGGGAGTCTTCAGCTCATGCGATGCGTTCTGTAAAAAATCCTCTCGCATGCGACGAGTGTTATACTCTTCGGTCATATCCTGAACAAGAATCAGAAACATCGACGGATCACGACCGACCTGAACAGGGCGGTGTCGCAAACGAAAATACCGATCGCCGGCACGAAACTCAAGATCGCCGTCGTCGATGAACACGGCATCGGCGATCTTTGCTTCGCCAGATTGCAGCGAGCCGTTCATCAGACGCCCGATATACTCGAGCAGAACGGGATTGCGAATTCGCGAATAGTAGCGCGACGACGGCGATTTCAGATCAAGCAGACGCTCGTCGATACGGTCGTTTACGAAAACGATATCGCCTGCGCTGTCGATGCACATCACGCCTTCGCGAAGGCCGTTCAGCAGCGATCGGAGCAGCTCCCTCTCAAGATCAAGGTCGGCGAGCTGATCGCGCATACGACTCAGATAAATCTTCGTCTGCTTCTGAATCTCGTTGATCTCGTAAAATCCCGATCGAGCAAAATCCGCCTCCCGGCTTGCTTCAGGAGCGTCTTTCAGGAGCCTGATAACGTTCTGCAGAGGTCTGATGATAAGCACTGTCGTGCGATAGGTTAACAGAAAAGAAAGAACGGCGAAAGCGACGGCCGTGCCTCCGAAAAGAAGCATGAAATCTTCAACCTGAACCGGACCGTCCTTGACATAACGAAGATAGAAAAGCGCCGAAAGCAGGAAAAAGACCGCCGTGGGAATGAGCAGAATTCGTCCGAATACGCTTTTCATCGATTACGCCTGACCGGCCGGCCCATCTGCGCGAAAGCGATAGCCGATGCCGCGCACCGTTTCCAGTCGCTCACGCTCCTCGCCCAGTTTTTCACGCAGTCGCTTGATATTGACGTCGACCGTACGATCCGATACGTACACGTCCCGGCCCCAGACGCGATCAAGCAGGCGATCGCGTGTGAAGGCGATGTCGGGATTCTCCATAAAGAGCTTGAGAAGCTTGTATTCGATAAGAGTCAGATCGACGGGCTTCCCTTCAAGGGTTACCCGGTGAGCCGCTCTATTCATGTGCAGATGACCGAGAGAGAGCGATCCTTCGAGAGATTCGGTGGCCGTGGAATGGCGACGCAGGACGACTCGCAGACGGGCGATCAGTTCTCTCGGCGAGAAGGGCTTGCGAATATAGTCATCGGCTCCCAGCTCCAGGCCGAGCACGGCGTCGGTTTCGCCCGCTCGCGCCGTCACCATAACGATAGGCACGCTGTATTTGCTCTTGATCTTCTTGCATAGATCCATGCCGTTCATTCCCGGGATCATCAGATCCAGCACGATGGCGTCGGGAAGCGAACGCTCGACCTTATTCCAGGCGTCGAGGCCGTTATCAGAGGTGCTTACGATAAAGCCCTCCTCTTCAAGGTTAAAACGAATAATATTGAGGATGTCCTCCTCGTCGTCGACGACAAGGATTCGAATGCCGGACGGGGCGGCCGTTTCCGTCTTTTCAGGATTGATCATACCTTTCTGCACCATTGCAGGCAAGCTACAAGCAAATTATGACGGAACGATGACGGATCTGTAACATGGCCGCAATTGTGACGGACATATGAATTTCGGGAAGCGTTACTGTTTTTGACAGGGAATTAGCGGGTGAAGGGATTCGAACCCTCGCCAGAAGCTTGGAAGGCTGCTGTGCTACCATTACACCACACCCGCGGTGCGATACGAATCGTATCTGCGATCAGATCGCCAGAGAAGCGCCACCGGTCAATCTATTTTTAGGCCAACCGCTGCAGGCCTCCGGGGCTTCGAAGAAAGGCAGAGGTCAGGGGAACGGGCATGGCCATCGCCGATTCAGGCGACATACCGGTAAGCGTCGTAAGGGCGCGGATGACTCCGCCATGCGTGAAAATGACAACAGGACCGGCGGGGATCTCATCCAGGAAAAGCTGTAGCCGTTTCTGTAGATCGTGCAGACTCTCGCCGCCGGGCGGCCTGCGATTCAAATAATCGCCGGCCCAGTTATCCAGCTGTTCTCGCGGAACATCATCCCAGCGCTGCCCCTCCCAATCGCCGAACGAAAGCTCTTTCAGGCGATCATCGCTGTGAGCGCGCGAAAAACCGAGCCTTCGGGCGAGCTGCGAACAGCGCTGGAGCGGACTGCAGAAGGCCACTGTCTGCTGAAAGTGCGCCCCGAAATGCCCGGCTATAACAGACTCAAGATGCCGACATTCCTCGGGCAACAAAAGCGGAGCCGGATCAATCTGACCGCAGACCCGCCCCGATGCAAGCTCCGTCGCTCCATGCCTGACCCAGATCTGATTCATGCTAACTGTAGAATGGCCGCAAGTCCGACATACAGGGCCGCCTCCGTCGCCTGCTCCGTCATGCCGAGCGCATCGCCTGTATAACCACCGATACGACGCAAGAACATGCGACCGAGAAAGAGGCGCACGATAAGCGGAAGCAGAAGGGCGAGCATCGCATGCCATCCCAGAGCAAAGCCCATACCGGCAATGACGCCGGCCGTGCAGAGCGTTGCGAACGCAAACTGCATCCCCGTCATACCGATGGCGACGGGCTTGGCCCTTGCGCCGGAATCGTCTCTCACGTACGATTGTGTTATGAGAAAAGAGATCGCCGCGAACCGGCCGATTGTATGCCCGGCGATCAGAGCCATGCCGACGATGCGAACCGTATCGGGGTAATAGTTCGATGCAAGCGAAGTCAGGGCGGCATACTTGAGCAATAGCAGCAGAAACAGGCCTAACGCACCGAACGAACCGATACGGGAATCTTTCATGATGCGCAGAACGTCTTCTTTCGTATAGCCTCCGCCGAAGGCGTCGCAGGAATCGGCGAAACCGTCCTCATGAAAGCCGCCGGTCAGATACGCGGTAACGGCCATGGCAAGCACGACCGAAATAGAAACGGGCAGAAACAGATGAGCGAGAGCGAAGACACCGGCGGCGACGGCTCCGACTAACGTTCCGACGAAAGGCGACCATTTCGCCGATCGATCAAGATAGTCCGGATGTCCGCCGCCTGGAACGGGAAAGCGTGTGAGAAAGCCGACGGCCGTATAAAAAGATATCCATTGATCGCGAAGAAAAGGCATACTCGTCTCGTATTACTCCGTCTTTTCGCTCACGTTCGCCGAAGCAAAATCCGCCATCTCACGCAGGAAATTGACGGCGGCCAGAACGATCGGATAAGCAAGCGCCGCTCCCGTTCCTTCGCCCAGTCGCAGGCCGAGGTCGAGAAGCGGAGAGGCACCCAGCAGATCAAGCATCGCCGCATGGCCCTTCTCGTCAGATTTATGCGCAAAGACCATCGCCTGTGTAACAAGGGGCTGCATGCGCACCGCAAGCAGAGCGGCCGCTGTCGCGATAAAGCCGTCAACAAGAATCAGGATGCGACGCTCAGCCGCTTCCAGATAAGCGCCTGTCATCATAGCAATCTCGAAGCCACCGACGCTCCTGAGAATGCTCGTCGCATCAGCTCCCCGCAGCGCATGCCTCTCAACCGCTTGCTGTACGATGTCGAGCTTTCTCTGTAGCATCTCATCGTCCACGCCCGTTCCACGTCCGACACAGACCTCGGCCGGCAACGACGATAGAGCATGCAATACTGCCGCTGCCGAAGTCGTATTGCCGATGCCCATCTCGCCGCAGATCAAAAGATTGGTGCCCTCTCGTGCGCTCCAACCGGCAACAATCCGGCGACCCTGTGCGATCGCCTCGTCGCATTGAGCAACGGTCATCGCTGAGCCTGTCAGAAAGTTAACCGTACCGGCTGCGATCTTGCTCTGTATCAACTTTTCGTGCGCTTCAAAATCGCCCTTCACTCCGGCGTCGACGACGCGAAAATGCAGGCCGTTCTGCCGGGCGAAAACGTTGATGGCCGCTCCGCCAGAGAGAAAATTCAGCACCATCTGATACGTGACCTCGGCCGGGAAGGCGCTGACTCCTTCCTCCGTGATACCGTGATCACCGGCAAAGACGAGACAGAGCGGCGATCGTATCTCGGGCTCCGTCGTTTCTTGCAGAAGAGCGATCTGCATGGCTAACTCTTCGAGACGACCGAGAGAGCCGGGTGGCTTCGTCTTGCCGTCGATCTTCGCCTGTAGCCTTTCGCCCAGATCGGTTGATGGAATTGTCGAACGAGACATTGCGCTATCTGTCATCAACATTGCGTGCCACCACTCCGTCGATATCGCCCGTTTGATCAAAGGAATCTCCAGGCAACGGGAAAGACGCCGGCGATCGTGAATTCCCCGTCGTCATTCGAAGATACACAAAGCCGCTCGCTTGAATAGCGCTCACGGTCCCCGCATCGCAGGAGCCGCTCGCCACAAGATCAGCAAGATCAAAATGATCTCCACCGGCCTTCGCTACGTCGAAAACGTCAGTAGCCGTTCCAGTCCACGTAGACTGATTGAATAGAACCGGTTCAAGCCCCGCCACATCATCATACTTCGCCACATCATAGATATCAAGTGAAAACTGAGCGGCACCGGAATCCGTTTCGCCCGTATAAGCCGGGTTCCAACCACACCAGACCGTACCGTCCTGTGATACCTCGACGATAACGGCTTCGACGAAGCGACCGCCGCTTGTTCGATTAAACGGATTCTCGAATACGACAAAGTCCGCTCCCGCCCCGCTTAGCACGCGGCGGCCGGCCCATTCGAGAACGATGCACTTCTCGTTTGCCTCGCACAGCGTCGAAGCAGGCGAGGATTTCAATGAGTAGACGTCCCCTGATCCTCTATTGAGTCCGTTACCGTACACTCCGTTCACAGCACAAAGCGAATTCCCGAACGTGCCGCCCGTCTCACCGGGCGCCTCCGTTACGAAGTCGGCAAGATAAGCGCCTGTGTCAAAGGGCCAGGCATCGGCGGGACACGTTGTAGTTCCACCGGACGTCAGACCAGGCGGAGGCAGGAAGGCGTCTCCGCCTCCGCCTGCCGGACAGGCCGACAGGACGGAAACGAAAAGTAACATAAGAGGACGGCATCTATATAAGATACTTCTCATAATTCGGCTAACTCATTGCGGCGTCATTGTCGACCATGCGAAGCCGTTGCAACCACTTGCGAGATCCGTTGCATCCACAGCAGCCGGATCAGACCTGGCTTCATCAAGAGTCGGTTTATTGTACACAATCTGACAGAAATAAACCGTACCTCCGCTTTTCGTCCAGACATTCCTGTTGTGGCAGACGCCGGCATCGAAGCACTCGCATGCTCCTGAATTTGTACACCATGAGGGCACACCCGTACGAACGTATGCAGTGCGGGTAGCGTTCGAAAAATCGAGAACGGTCCCACTACCGCCCCAGCTCCAGTAACCCGACACTTCGCCCGCTATCGTTTTTGATGCCTGTATGCTGTGTGTTCCAAAACCGTCATGCCAGTTTCCGTTGATCTCCATCTGCTCGGGCAAAGCAAGCAGGGTCAGGATATCTTTTTCTGTATCATCCTTTTCCTGTTTAAAAGGACATGCAACCATAAGGGGAAGGGCCATCAGCGGAAGCAGGGCCCGGAAAACGTTTCGTCTCATAGACTTCTCCTGTGAATTTGAAATCCGGGGACAGATTCAAATTGTACACCGGCCCCCGGGTGCTCTCCGGGGGCCCCCTGCATATGCAGGATGCGACGACCGTTCACGGGCGTGCCATCGCGGGGAAGATCTGACTGAGGATGCAAGCATCCAACACAGTTACGCCGTTAGCGGGGGAATCACACCCCCTTCCTCCCTGGAGAAGAACATGACCAGATCGCGATCCCTTTTCACGGCGGCAACGATTTTAAAAAAGTGTGGACAGTGACCTTTCTCCCGGGCATCCATTAAGACTGCCTATGCCCATGAACACCCAGCTGCTTGACGTGCTCTTTCAGACAGCCGGTGATGCCTTTTTTATCGCCGAGGCGAATACGGGGCGCATCATCGAAGCGAATCGTCGGGCCGAAGAACTTACGGGGTACGATCGATCCGAGCTGATCGAGATGCATCAATCGCAATTGCATCCGCTACAGATGGTCGACCAGTATCGCGCCATCTTTGCGAAGCATGCGCGCGGCGATCTGATGCTTGCAGCAAGCGTGCAGATCGTCAGGAAGGACGGCGCCGTCGTTCCCGTCGAG
This region of Leptonema illini DSM 21528 genomic DNA includes:
- a CDS encoding LIC_13355 family lipoprotein — its product is MLLFVSVLSACPAGGGGDAFLPPPGLTSGGTTTCPADAWPFDTGAYLADFVTEAPGETGGTFGNSLCAVNGVYGNGLNRGSGDVYSLKSSPASTLCEANEKCIVLEWAGRRVLSGAGADFVVFENPFNRTSGGRFVEAVIVEVSQDGTVWCGWNPAYTGETDSGAAQFSLDIYDVAKYDDVAGLEPVLFNQSTWTGTATDVFDVAKAGGDHFDLADLVASGSCDAGTVSAIQASGFVYLRMTTGNSRSPASFPLPGDSFDQTGDIDGVVARNVDDR